One Faecalispora anaeroviscerum genomic window carries:
- a CDS encoding methionine ABC transporter ATP-binding protein, with product MASQTLIEIQNLEKTFQTKNGTVHALKDINLQIQQGDIFGIIGMSGAGKSTLVRCMNLLERPTAGHVLFDGKDIAKLNDLELRTVRRSMGMIFQQFNLLMQRTAESNICFPLEIAGADTKTAKARAKELLELVGLSDRAKSYPSQLSGGQKQRVAIARALAPNPKVLLCDEATSALDPTTTASILSLLKDINRRLGITIIIITHEMSVIEQICNRVAIIDQSHIAEVGSVEEIFFRPKTAAAQKLVYPDGRKSEPFSTQDAGATCYRIVFDGHSSFEPVIADMVLEFKIPVNIIYADTKNIDGKAFGQIVIQVPQQEALRENMLRYLQRRGLTVEEVNGYVG from the coding sequence GTGGCATCTCAAACGTTGATTGAGATTCAGAATTTGGAAAAGACATTCCAAACAAAAAACGGCACTGTTCACGCCTTAAAAGATATTAATCTGCAAATTCAGCAAGGGGATATTTTTGGAATTATCGGCATGAGCGGCGCCGGAAAAAGCACTTTGGTACGCTGCATGAACCTGTTGGAGCGCCCGACGGCGGGGCACGTTTTGTTCGACGGCAAGGACATTGCAAAGCTGAATGATCTGGAACTGCGCACGGTACGCCGTTCGATGGGAATGATCTTTCAGCAGTTCAACCTGCTGATGCAGCGCACCGCAGAGAGCAATATCTGTTTCCCGCTGGAAATTGCCGGAGCGGACACAAAAACCGCGAAGGCACGAGCCAAAGAGCTGCTGGAGCTTGTCGGCCTTTCTGACCGCGCAAAATCGTACCCGTCGCAGCTTTCAGGCGGGCAGAAGCAGCGCGTCGCGATTGCCCGGGCCCTGGCTCCAAACCCGAAGGTGCTGTTGTGTGACGAAGCCACCAGCGCACTCGACCCCACCACAACCGCTTCGATTCTGTCTTTGCTGAAGGACATCAATCGGAGGTTGGGCATTACCATTATCATCATTACCCACGAAATGAGCGTCATCGAACAAATCTGCAACCGGGTGGCCATCATTGACCAGAGTCATATTGCCGAGGTTGGCAGCGTGGAGGAAATCTTCTTCCGCCCCAAAACCGCCGCAGCCCAGAAGCTCGTTTACCCTGACGGCCGCAAGAGCGAACCATTCTCAACGCAGGATGCGGGTGCTACCTGTTACCGGATCGTATTCGACGGCCACTCTTCGTTTGAGCCCGTGATTGCGGACATGGTTCTGGAATTCAAAATTCCCGTGAATATCATCTATGCGGATACCAAAAATATAGATGGCAAGGCATTCGGCCAGATTGTCATTCAGGTTCCTCAGCAGGAAGCCCTGCGGGAAAACATGCTACGCTATTTGCAGCGGCGCGGGCTGACAGTAGAGGAGGTGAACGGCTATGTGGGATAA
- a CDS encoding VanW family protein gives MNQLTYPHQEESLTDLYSSSPKHSKNGSGRWKKIAAAAVGVLVLGAAVFAGVSYYQQQEQSKNEANLLQADTYYAGTVVEGIDLGGKTKEEAKQLLEKAQPGLLPKIDIQLTHGEKSWAISAEDLGYSFNTQEVLDEAYAYARTGSDEERLKLIDELKTTPKTYKLAATHDDTVLKQKLTEIGQAVNVSPVNATVASFDSATATFQYKDGKDGLAVDNDSLLSQVNAMINSSGTGTIEIPVKTVPFDVTQALLKSHMQKLGTYTTTSTNTADGNHNMKVASAAINGKVIEPGAVFSFNNATGDSNLPENGYRKAVAISGGKKVLEYGGGVCQVSSTLYGAAIRSNMEITSRANHMWQSSYVPLGLDATVSYPYLDFQFKNPTEYPVYIVAGMSGTKVTVTLYGYQSPDYDNIEVVSQKTSTVAQPQDQLVVDSTLKKGQKVLDRKGNAGTRASAQRIFYLNGKVVKTEALPSSYYRAIANIYKVGPGTEGTTSSTPASSTPTSSKPVSSTPSSSAPTSSASPSSAPSSSQASSSSHSSFQQNTEFSSSSGQTESSR, from the coding sequence ATGAATCAACTGACTTATCCCCATCAGGAAGAATCCCTGACGGATTTGTATTCTTCTTCCCCGAAACACAGCAAAAACGGCTCAGGCCGGTGGAAAAAGATTGCGGCCGCCGCAGTCGGTGTCCTGGTTTTGGGCGCGGCTGTGTTTGCGGGTGTCTCTTACTACCAGCAGCAGGAGCAGAGCAAAAATGAGGCCAATCTTTTACAGGCCGATACCTACTACGCCGGAACGGTGGTAGAAGGAATTGATCTGGGCGGAAAAACAAAGGAAGAAGCCAAGCAGCTTCTGGAAAAAGCCCAGCCCGGTCTTCTGCCGAAAATCGATATTCAGCTAACTCACGGCGAAAAAAGCTGGGCCATTTCCGCTGAAGATCTGGGGTACAGCTTCAACACACAGGAGGTTTTGGACGAAGCCTATGCCTATGCCCGCACCGGAAGCGACGAGGAACGCCTGAAGCTGATCGATGAGCTGAAAACGACCCCGAAAACATACAAACTGGCGGCAACACATGACGATACCGTATTAAAGCAGAAGTTAACTGAAATTGGGCAGGCTGTTAATGTTTCGCCAGTCAATGCCACCGTGGCCTCTTTCGATTCCGCCACGGCTACATTTCAATATAAAGATGGAAAAGACGGCCTTGCTGTGGACAACGACTCGCTGCTTTCTCAGGTGAACGCCATGATCAACAGCAGTGGTACGGGAACGATTGAGATTCCTGTTAAAACGGTTCCATTTGATGTGACTCAGGCACTCCTGAAAAGCCATATGCAGAAGCTTGGCACCTACACAACCACCTCTACCAATACCGCGGACGGCAACCACAACATGAAGGTCGCCTCGGCAGCCATTAACGGTAAGGTAATCGAACCCGGCGCTGTGTTCTCATTCAATAACGCTACGGGCGACTCCAACCTGCCGGAAAACGGCTACCGCAAGGCCGTGGCGATTTCCGGAGGAAAAAAAGTGCTGGAGTACGGCGGCGGCGTATGCCAGGTATCCTCCACATTATATGGTGCGGCCATCCGCTCCAATATGGAGATCACCAGCCGTGCCAATCATATGTGGCAGTCCTCTTATGTTCCACTGGGTCTCGACGCGACTGTCAGCTATCCATATCTGGATTTTCAATTTAAAAATCCTACCGAATATCCCGTATACATTGTAGCCGGCATGTCCGGCACGAAGGTGACAGTAACGCTTTACGGTTACCAGTCCCCCGATTATGATAACATTGAGGTCGTATCGCAGAAGACCAGTACCGTGGCTCAGCCGCAGGATCAGCTTGTGGTGGATTCCACACTGAAAAAAGGCCAGAAGGTTCTTGACCGCAAGGGCAACGCCGGGACTCGCGCGTCGGCACAACGAATTTTTTACCTGAACGGCAAGGTCGTAAAGACCGAAGCCCTGCCGAGCAGCTATTACCGCGCGATTGCGAACATTTATAAGGTAGGCCCCGGGACGGAAGGAACCACTTCCTCCACACCGGCCTCTTCCACGCCTACCTCCTCGAAGCCGGTGTCGAGCACGCCGTCCTCCTCTGCGCCGACGTCAAGCGCATCGCCTTCTTCGGCTCCTTCCTCCTCACAGGCTTCCTCTTCTTCCCACTCGTCATTTCAGCAGAACACGGAATTTTCCAGTTCATCCGGACAAACGGAATCAAGCCGATAA
- a CDS encoding glycosyltransferase, with the protein MPNQTTLKDPKISVIIPVYNVEPFVGKCLSTLVHQTFQDFEIIAVNDGSKDGSLAILREFERNYINMLVIDQPNAGMSMARNRGMEEARGEYLCFVDSDDYVSPYFLEELYRTATENGADIACCYYYYHFVRSDVLYKYPFRCHGVFSRDVAMNKLLHDTQIQSLVWNKIYKRSLFTDYGITFPTMAFEDLATANRLFSHANKVAVIDKALYYYNQQSTSTLATINADKINDFIRATAMVRATLEHVGVYSDYEKAYRALCRKTGFCCLYYVLKMHLRERKGANCLSNLNRVRRGIHYCGSKQFAFENLRRHMPDVTVCPPSLKENYSTR; encoded by the coding sequence TTGCCGAATCAAACAACACTCAAAGACCCCAAAATCAGCGTGATAATTCCCGTCTACAATGTGGAGCCTTTCGTCGGCAAGTGTCTTTCCACTCTGGTACACCAAACGTTTCAGGATTTTGAAATCATCGCCGTCAATGATGGCTCAAAAGACGGTTCCCTTGCCATTCTTCGCGAATTCGAGCGGAATTATATCAATATGCTCGTGATCGATCAGCCCAATGCCGGCATGTCCATGGCGCGCAACCGCGGAATGGAGGAGGCCCGGGGCGAATACCTCTGTTTTGTGGACAGCGACGACTATGTGTCCCCTTATTTTCTGGAGGAGCTGTACCGCACGGCCACCGAAAACGGAGCCGACATTGCCTGCTGCTACTATTATTACCACTTTGTCCGCTCAGATGTATTGTACAAGTACCCGTTCCGTTGCCACGGCGTTTTCAGCCGTGATGTAGCCATGAACAAGCTGTTGCACGACACCCAGATTCAGAGCCTGGTATGGAATAAAATCTATAAAAGAAGCCTGTTTACCGATTACGGCATCACCTTCCCCACCATGGCGTTTGAGGATTTGGCCACCGCAAACCGCCTGTTCTCTCACGCAAACAAGGTTGCAGTAATTGACAAGGCATTGTATTATTATAATCAACAGAGCACCAGCACGCTGGCTACGATTAATGCGGACAAGATCAACGACTTCATCCGCGCCACGGCCATGGTGCGCGCCACCCTGGAACATGTGGGTGTTTATTCCGATTATGAAAAAGCTTACCGCGCTCTTTGCCGTAAAACAGGCTTTTGCTGTCTTTATTATGTGCTGAAAATGCACCTGAGGGAACGAAAGGGCGCTAACTGTCTGAGCAATCTGAACAGGGTGCGCCGGGGCATCCATTACTGCGGCAGCAAACAGTTCGCATTTGAAAATCTGCGCCGCCACATGCCGGATGTTACTGTCTGTCCCCCTTCACTCAAAGAAAATTATTCCACCCGCTAA
- a CDS encoding alanine/glycine:cation symporter family protein — translation MTAVIQQLNDVLHPLLWGWPVLAAILLAGANFTFRLGFFQFTYCKLWIENTFGKLFSPRSRSREGISPFQAVSTALAGSIGTGNIVGVATAITLGGAGAIFWMWISALLGMMTIFSENVLGMKYRIKNSDGTWLGGAMYYLERGIHSKALAVLFSVGCVLASFGMGNMAQSNSIAGALQDSFGIALPVTGLVLAALLVVMTFGGIRRIARVTENLVPFMAIGYLLAAGIVLYCHRQALPEVFRQIIEEAFGLRQAAGGIGGAAMINAMKTGVSRGVFTNEAGLGSSVMAHSGSTLKEPVEQGMWGIFQVFLDTIIMCTVTALVILCSGTLSSGKDGVALSAAAFSSVFGAYGGALISVCISLFAFATLLGWSYYGECGVRYLAGNRIVPAYRILFALSAIAGCTLDLHLVWGISDIFNSLMAFPNLIALFLLSGEVIDETANYLAKCRQRKKAEGKRRFSTRIRHGYLSRVKKYESNKF, via the coding sequence ATGACTGCGGTGATTCAGCAGCTAAATGATGTTCTGCATCCCCTGCTGTGGGGATGGCCCGTTCTGGCTGCTATTCTTCTGGCGGGAGCTAATTTCACCTTCCGTTTGGGCTTTTTTCAATTTACTTACTGTAAATTATGGATTGAAAATACTTTTGGTAAACTTTTTAGTCCTCGTTCCCGCAGCCGCGAAGGAATTTCTCCCTTTCAGGCGGTTTCCACTGCGCTGGCTGGTTCTATCGGCACCGGCAACATTGTGGGCGTTGCCACCGCTATTACACTGGGCGGCGCGGGTGCGATCTTCTGGATGTGGATTTCCGCCCTTTTAGGAATGATGACGATTTTCTCCGAAAACGTACTGGGGATGAAATACCGGATTAAAAATTCAGACGGCACCTGGCTGGGCGGCGCGATGTATTACCTGGAGCGCGGTATTCACAGCAAAGCTTTGGCGGTACTGTTTTCCGTCGGTTGTGTTCTGGCCTCGTTCGGTATGGGGAACATGGCGCAATCGAATTCCATCGCGGGCGCACTGCAAGACAGCTTCGGTATTGCTCTGCCTGTTACTGGGCTAGTACTGGCTGCTCTTCTGGTGGTAATGACCTTCGGAGGCATTCGCCGCATTGCCCGTGTGACGGAAAATCTCGTCCCCTTTATGGCGATCGGCTATCTGCTTGCAGCCGGAATCGTACTGTACTGCCACCGCCAGGCACTGCCGGAGGTGTTTCGGCAGATTATTGAGGAAGCCTTTGGCCTGCGTCAGGCCGCGGGCGGAATTGGCGGCGCGGCCATGATCAACGCGATGAAAACCGGCGTTTCACGCGGGGTGTTCACCAATGAGGCCGGCCTTGGCAGCTCGGTCATGGCGCATTCGGGGAGTACATTAAAGGAGCCTGTTGAGCAGGGAATGTGGGGGATTTTCCAGGTGTTTCTGGACACGATTATCATGTGTACGGTGACGGCGCTCGTCATTTTATGCAGCGGTACGCTTTCAAGCGGGAAGGACGGGGTTGCCCTTTCGGCAGCGGCCTTTTCCTCGGTATTTGGGGCATATGGCGGCGCGCTGATTTCTGTGTGCATCTCGCTGTTTGCGTTTGCGACTCTTTTGGGGTGGTCTTATTACGGTGAATGCGGGGTACGCTACCTTGCGGGCAACCGGATTGTACCGGCTTACCGGATTCTGTTTGCCCTTTCGGCCATTGCGGGCTGTACGCTCGACCTGCATCTCGTTTGGGGAATCAGCGACATCTTCAACAGCCTGATGGCGTTCCCAAACCTGATCGCTCTGTTCCTGCTCAGCGGCGAAGTGATTGACGAAACCGCCAATTACCTTGCCAAGTGCCGCCAGAGAAAAAAAGCGGAGGGAAAGCGCCGCTTTTCCACGCGAATCCGCCACGGTTATCTCTCGCGCGTAAAAAAATACGAGAGCAATAAATTTTAG
- a CDS encoding NAD(+) synthase, with product MKDGFFRIAAATPVIRVADCQHNGSAVIDLMRQAEQQQVGAVVFPELCLTGYTCGDLFRDSTLIGGAEAALSRILNETRNMRIIAVIGVPVALNAELYNTAAVIHQGRILGLAAKRSIPNYSEFYEARHFSPAPATHEITFCGQNVFIGGDLIFRCLSVPDLVLGVEICEDLWMPEPPSANLASCGATILLNPSASDEVIGKASYRRALVTGQSARLLSAYAYADAGEGESSTDMVFSGHNLIAENGTILAEAPLFTTGLTSADIDLQRLIQERRRMSTWQSGCCCTTIPFDLTPIPLELQRSFPRLPFVPSNSSDLYDRCELILTMQAEGLKTRLRHTGGSSAVIGLSGGLDSTLALLVTVRAFDSMHLPRTGITAVSMPGFGTTSRTKNNASGLAASLGVHFREISIAAAVDQHFKDIGHDPQLHDVTYENSQARERTQVLMDIANQTAGIVIGTGDLSELALGWATYNGDHMSMYGVNASIPKTLVRHLVRHAAENSQPEVRELLLDILDTPVSPELLPPVNGEISQKTEDLVGPYELHDFFLFYMLRFGFRPKKIYRMARLAFAGTYDGETIQKWLLIFYRRFFAQQFKRSCLPDGPKVGTVTLSPRGDFRMPSDASAHLWLEEIAALS from the coding sequence ATGAAGGACGGATTTTTCAGAATTGCCGCCGCTACCCCGGTGATTCGGGTAGCGGACTGCCAGCACAACGGATCCGCCGTGATTGACCTGATGCGTCAGGCAGAACAACAACAGGTGGGTGCGGTGGTGTTCCCCGAGCTGTGCCTGACCGGTTACACCTGCGGCGACTTATTTCGCGACAGCACCCTGATTGGCGGCGCGGAGGCCGCTTTATCGCGCATCCTGAACGAAACGCGCAACATGCGCATTATCGCAGTGATCGGCGTTCCTGTTGCGCTGAACGCCGAGCTGTACAACACTGCCGCCGTGATTCATCAGGGCCGGATTCTGGGACTGGCCGCCAAACGCAGCATTCCGAATTATTCAGAATTCTACGAAGCGCGCCATTTTTCTCCTGCTCCCGCCACCCACGAAATTACCTTCTGCGGACAAAACGTTTTCATCGGTGGCGATCTGATCTTCCGCTGCCTTTCCGTTCCGGATCTAGTTCTGGGTGTGGAAATCTGTGAGGATTTGTGGATGCCGGAGCCGCCCTCGGCCAATCTGGCTTCCTGCGGGGCAACGATCCTGCTGAATCCCTCCGCCAGCGACGAAGTGATCGGCAAGGCTTCGTACCGCCGCGCGCTGGTCACCGGGCAATCGGCACGGCTGCTTTCCGCCTATGCCTATGCGGATGCGGGAGAAGGGGAATCCTCCACCGACATGGTATTTTCCGGACATAACCTCATTGCCGAAAACGGCACCATTCTGGCGGAAGCACCGCTGTTTACCACCGGCCTGACCAGCGCGGACATCGACCTGCAGCGACTGATACAGGAACGCCGCCGCATGTCCACCTGGCAAAGTGGATGCTGCTGCACAACAATCCCGTTTGATCTTACGCCAATTCCACTGGAGCTTCAGCGCTCTTTCCCCCGCCTGCCGTTTGTACCGTCCAATTCCTCCGATCTGTATGACCGCTGCGAGCTGATTTTGACGATGCAGGCCGAGGGCCTCAAGACCCGCCTGCGCCATACCGGGGGCAGTTCTGCCGTAATCGGTCTTTCCGGTGGATTGGATTCCACTCTAGCGCTGCTGGTAACGGTACGTGCCTTTGACTCTATGCACCTTCCTCGTACTGGAATTACAGCGGTTTCGATGCCGGGCTTCGGCACCACCAGCCGCACCAAAAACAACGCTTCGGGCCTCGCGGCGAGCTTGGGGGTTCATTTCCGCGAAATCTCCATCGCCGCTGCGGTCGATCAGCATTTTAAAGACATCGGTCATGATCCTCAGCTTCACGACGTGACCTACGAAAACTCGCAGGCGCGCGAGCGCACCCAGGTTTTGATGGATATTGCCAACCAAACTGCGGGCATCGTCATCGGCACAGGCGATCTTTCAGAGCTTGCGCTTGGCTGGGCGACCTACAACGGCGACCACATGTCGATGTACGGGGTGAACGCATCCATCCCCAAAACGCTGGTGCGCCACTTGGTGCGCCACGCAGCGGAGAACAGCCAGCCCGAGGTGCGAGAGCTGCTGCTCGATATTTTAGATACCCCTGTCAGCCCTGAGCTATTGCCGCCGGTCAACGGCGAAATTTCTCAGAAAACGGAAGATTTGGTCGGCCCGTATGAGCTGCACGACTTCTTCCTGTTCTATATGCTGCGCTTTGGCTTCCGCCCGAAGAAAATCTACCGCATGGCGCGTTTGGCCTTTGCCGGCACCTACGACGGGGAAACCATTCAAAAGTGGCTGCTGATCTTCTACCGCCGCTTCTTTGCCCAGCAGTTCAAGCGCTCCTGCCTGCCGGACGGCCCCAAGGTGGGTACTGTAACGCTGTCGCCCCGCGGCGACTTCCGCATGCCGAGCGACGCAAGCGCTCATTTGTGGCTGGAAGAAATCGCGGCCTTGTCCTAA